From one Larimichthys crocea isolate SSNF chromosome XVIII, L_crocea_2.0, whole genome shotgun sequence genomic stretch:
- the dnajb11 gene encoding dnaJ homolog subfamily B member 11: MANKGMNLCNVCCLLLYVITAVLAGRDFYKILGVSKSASIRDIKKAYRKLALQLHPDRNQDDPKAQDKFADLGAAYEVLSDEEKRKQYDTYGEDGLKEGHHGSHNDIFSSFFGDFGFMFGGNRQQDRNIPRGNDIILDLEVTLEEVYSGNFVEVVRNKPVAKEAPGKRKCNCRQEMRTTQLGPGRFQMTQEMVCDECPNVKLVNEERTLEVEIEQGVRDEMEYPFIGEGEPHIDGEPGDLRFRIKVLKHPVFERRGDDLYTNVTISLVEALVGFEMDIVHLDGHKVHILRDKITKPGARMWKKGEGLPNFDNINIRGSLIISFDVEFPQTQLDENQKAGIRSLLKQGSVQKIYNGLQGY, from the exons ATGGCGAACAAAGGGATGAATCTCTGCAATGTGTGCTGCCTGCTTCTTTACGTTATCACGGCGGTGCTGGCGGG GCGAGATTTCTATAAGATCTTGGGGGTGAGCAAGAGTGCCTCCATCAGGGACATCAAGAAGGCCTACAGGAAGCTGGCTCTGCAGCTACACCCCGACAGGAACCAGGACGACCCCAAAGCTCAAGACAAATTTGCAGACTTGGGGGCAGCttatgag GTGCTCTCagatgaggagaaaaggaaacagTACGACACCTACGGAGAAGATGGACTCAAAGAAGGTCACCACGGCTCACACAACGATATCTTCTCCAG cttcttTGGTGACTTTGGGTTCATGTTTGGAGGCAACAGACAGCAGGACAGGAACATCCCCAGAGGAAATGACATCATACTAGACCTGGAGGTCACGCTCGAAGAGGTGTATTCCGGGAACTTTGTTGAG GTTGTACGTAATAAGCCTGTAGCCAAAGAAGCCCCTGGTAAGAGGAAGTGTAACTGCAGACAGGAGATGAGGACGACACAGCTCGGACCTGGCCGCTTCCAGATGACTCAGGAGATGGTGTGTGATGAGTGTCCCAATGTAAA GCTGGTAAATGAAGAGAGGACCTTGGAGGTAGAAATTGAGCAGGGAGTGAGGGATGAAATGGAGTACCCTTTCATTGGAGAAG GGGAACCTCACATCGATGGAGAGCCTGGAGATCTACGTTTCCGCATCAAAGTGTTGAa aCATCCTGTGTTTGAACGCAGAGGAGATGACCTGTACACCAACGTCACCATCTCCCTGGTGGAGGCACTGGTCGGCTTTGAGATGGACATTGTACATTTGGACGGACACAAG GTCCATATATTGAGAGATAAGATCACCAAGCCCGGTGCTCGGATGTGGAAGAAAGGAGAGGGCCTGCCGAATTTCGACAACATAAACATTCGAGGTTCCCTCATCATCAGCTTTGATGTGGAGTTTCCTCAGACGCAGCTTGACGAAAACCAGAAAGCTG GAATTCGGAGTCTTCTGAAGCAGGGATCTGTACAGAAGATTTACAATGGACTACAAGGATactaa
- the tbccd1 gene encoding TBCC domain-containing protein 1: protein MEADGVSVWPRMEPFLLGALQVAPSSKLSLHYLRKMAIYVRTREGCFPILGWPMWRHIACGKLQFPEDLAWLYFETFDLLIGHTPEERLEWAECLSQCSSKSELDQQRNKLSVDTLQFLLFLYIQQLNRVSLRTSLIGEEWPSHRTRSPSPSDREAKTSSQNKNWDDQAHLSFVQSHLAEILELLVEPGQLSQSGQGLRDSQISLQAVRSLGLLLEGSLSHGRAVQPVHRLLTKGPLQTQSGYSVLSHSFPLHKLLSCLQHTLTLNPFGMTACLHSGKKLAWAQQVEGAMKRAKIARNTHMAPPGSKMVLMSQVFKQTLAKTSERLTGANIKIHRCSDAFIYLLSPLRSVSVDKCRDSTVVLGPVETSVHIHSCQNVRVVCVAGRIAVGASSRCTIHALTPTRPLLLPGNTDITLGPFHTFYPSMEDHMASVGLAVVPNVWDRPLLLGTEGLIKPSVNASSNSDPACYRLLPPAEFHTLVVPFQMEGDTCEVPGGLPPLYQAALDEKQKRIQNWQKTVMEARLNKEQKRQFQELVEVKFHEWLLEAGHRQELDSLIPPAYASLKDSDGPATDAARDNDAKHMRTGRGVGQSPMTC, encoded by the exons ATGGAGGCAGACGGAGTGAGCGTATGGCCACGCATGGAGCCCTTTTTACTGGGTGCCCTGCAG GTGGCTCCCTCCTCCAAGCTCAGCCTGCACTATCTCCGCAAGATGGCGATCTACGTGCGAACACGAGAGGGCTGCTTCCCCATTTTGGGCTGGCCCATGTGGAGGCATATCGCCTGTGGGAAGCTCCAGTTTCCAGAAGACCTTGCATGGCTCTACTTTGAGACCTTTGACCTTCTCATTGGCCACACTCCAGAGGAGAGGCTGGAGTGGGCAGAGTGTCTTTCCCAGTGCTCTTCCAAAAGCGAGCTGGACCAACAAAGGAACAAG TTGTCTGTGGacacactgcagttcctcctcttcctctacaTCCAGCAGCTGAACCGTGTGTCTCTGCGCACCTCTCTGATTGGTGAAGAGTGGCCCAGTCATCGCActcgctctccctctccatcaGACCGAGAGGCCAAGACTAGCTCTCAGAACAAG AACTGGGATGATCAGGCCCATCTGTCATTTGTACAGAGCCATCTAGCTGAGATTCTGGAGCTCCTGGTGGAGCCGGGACAACTATCACAATCTGGACAGGGCCTTAGAGACAGCCAG ATATCCCTGCAGGCTGTGCGGAGCTTGGGTCTGCTCTTGGAGGGCTCACTTAGCCACGGCAGAGCTGTCCAGCCTGTCCACAGGCTGCTGACCAAAGGTCCACTCCAGACGCAATCGGGCTACTCTGTACTCAGCCACTCTTTCCCTCTGCATAAGCTACTCTCGTGTCTCCAGCACACACTCACGCTGAACCCCTTCGGGATGACAGCCTGCCTGCACTCAGGCAAGAAACTAGCCTGGGCTCAACAAG TGGAGGGAGCCATGAAGAGAGCGAAAATAGCCCGAAACACCCACATGGCTCCACCTGGCAGTAAGATGGTGCTGATGTCCCAAGTCTTCAAACAGACCCTGGCTAAAACCTCAGAGAGGCTGACCGGTGCCAACATCAAAATCCACAGATGCTCAGATGCCTTCATATACCTGCTGTCACCTCTAAG ATCAGTCAGTGTGGACAAATGCCGTGACAGCACAGTGGTTCTGGGTCCTGTTGAGACCAGTGTCCACATCCACAGCTGCCAGAACGTGCGGGTGGTGTGCGTGGCCGGCAGGATCGCTGTCGGAGCCTCCTCACGTTGCACTATCCACGCCTTGACGCCCACCCGCCCCTTGCTCCTACCTGGAAACACAGACATCACACTGGGGCCCTTCCACACTTTCTACCCCTCCATGGAGGATCACATGGCCAGCGTTGGGCTGGCTGTAGTCCCCAATGTCTGGGATCGACCATTGCTCCTGGGGACCGAGGGCCTCATCAAGCCCTCTGTCAATGCATCGTCCAACTCGGACCCCGCCTGCTACCGCCTGCTGCCCCCAGCTGAGTTTCACACGCTGGTCGTGCCTTTCCAGATGGAGGGCGACACATGTGAGGTGCCAGGGGGATTACCTCCACTATATCAGGCAGCGCTTGATGAAAAGCAGAAGAGGATACAGAACTGGCAGAAAACTGTGATGGAGGCCCGGCTGAACAA GGAGCAGAAGCGACAgtttcaggagttggtggaggtCAAGTTCCATGAGTGGCTTCTGGAAGCGGGGCACAGGCAGGAACTTGACAGCCTGATCCCTCCAGCGTACGCCTCTTTAAAGGACTCTGACGGGCCTGCAACAGACGCAGCCCGAGATAACGATGCCAAACATATGAGGACTGGACGGGGAGTTGGACAGTCACCCATGACTTGTTGA